CCATACTTATGACCATCATTTTTTAAGTTagattattactaaaaaaaaattatgtgcaAGCGTTTCCTATAAAGATTGATAACTAATGGAAAAAACTATTGGGACTATATGAAAGCAGGGATGAAAAATATCAATTGATATGTTCATATATCCGTAAATTGGATGATAAAAcattgatattaaatatctattGATATCTCTAAcatcttttataaataatagtaaaacataaaaaatatgatatatttttttctcgaAAAATATAGTCTATTTAGTATTTAATCATATCCATTGTCTACATCGATATTTTCAATCATGGACCGAAAATTTTCATCCGTTTCTTGTAAAATCACGTCATTCAATTTTAGACCCTGCACTTATggactagttgcataaataaaattcaagcctaaaataatagaatatgtagtacaatgataaaataattgcatatatagattaaaaaaaatggtaaaagactagaaaactcatgcctagccaccattttgttcGCTTTTtcccgattttctcaaattaaaagctatcaccgATAACCATTGATAGTTGTTATCGTTGATAGCTTCTATGAATTGTTATCGacgatagttgctatcagcgatagctttcaatttgagaagaattaatacaatctttaaatattaacttttaatttgctgtcaattattagtagctatcatcgattcactttcatcaatttgaatcaacgttgaaatattactacttaaggctatcagtagctatcaatgatagatttataaatagcgatcaactttgaaagaagaccaacaactttgattaccatagtagttatcactaataatcttttatcatggctatcgctgatagcagctatcagtctttatcacttatagactttcatcaattagaatcaaccttaaaatatcaatacttaaggctatcaatgataggcttctataactggttatcatctttgaaaaaaaacttgatatatagatatcacctaagtctTATCatcgatatcactaacatccctcatattgtggttatcagtgataacttatttcactgataacatcactaataagatgctatcaatgatctcactgatatcatgctatcagtgatagctctCTATCACCAATAACGTGCTATTAGTGGTAGcttagtagcttctatcaccgatgaCATGCTATCGGAtaacttctatcatcgataacatgctattagtattagcttctatcactggtaacatgctatcagtagtagcttctatcaatcatagccattgaacacctttttgcccctttcttgttatttccaaacatttataagtctcttttcttttcgatgatagcttctataacatactattagtgataacttatagaCATTCCACCTatattttagttcgagattcaactttattaattaaattctctaagttggctatcaatgattgATTTCTATAAGTAgctattaactatgaaaatataatcaaagattgatagaaaatattagtggctcaTCACttatagactttcatttgctatttatatttattattttttataataatcaaacttgatgattggcttgttggtgttaagtcacttatgaattgagtattTCAAGTCCTGCGTATGAAACTCGGCCTCATAATTATcgtaaaaaaaaagggaagaagaaaaaattaaaataaaggaaagaaaaattttaaaaataagagaaatagaagagaaaaaaattgaaaaaaggaaagaaaattaaatagaaaaaatgaagCAAAAAACGGGACAactgaaagaaaactaaaaaaaaagaaaaaagaaagggacGAAacaaaaaatcggagaaagaaaagaaaagaaaagaataaaaaaatataagggaagaagcaaaaattggaataaggaaagaaaataaaaataagaaaaaggaaTAAGTAAGAGtcgaaaaaagaaagaaaaaataaataaataagacaAATAaggatgaaatttgaaatttaaaaaaaaattaaagatggACTAATCAACTTacttatatttgtaaatatttaaaaaatataacgtatttttagatttttttctcttattttattatgtattacaaatatcctcCACTTATTTTCAACCCATCTCATGAATCAAGATGTTCAGCCCACATTTAAGCCCATTAATCAGTCTGCACTCGAAACCCTAGTGTATCCTTCGGCCACATTTAAGCCCACAGTACTCGAAGCCCTAATGCATCCTtctccttatatatatataaggacTCTTTTGCTGCACCCAGTCGTAGCCGCCGCCTCCCGATCGGCCGTCACGGTGAGGGTTCTTCCCCATTCGTCTATACTTCATCTCCCTCACCTCTCCCTCTATCCCTTTTCTATCTTTCACCTTTTCATAAGTTTAGGGTTTGAGTCTTGTTGTTTCTGTTAATAGGTTGCATCAGGAAAGTTAGAATTATTCGTGCAGGAGGTTTCATCTCGTCAATATGGGTAAGTGGTTTTTGGATTTTCATATATATCTTTGTATGTAACCTcgttcttgtttctttttttttttttttttctcactaaTCCTGGAGGACTCTGTGGATAGGTATCTCTCGAGATTCTATGCACAAGAGGCGTGCAACTGGAGGGAAGAAGAAGGcttggaggaagaagagaaagtaAGTACCTCTGCTTGTATTTATTTCTGTGCAATTTGACCGACCATTTTACTCGATTTCCCTAAATTAGTCGCGAACTGACCCACGGAAGATTCTGTAATTTTCCTCATTTATTTGTTGGTTTCTAGCACACAATGAGAATTTTGTAGGTTTAGCttaacattgatttttttttttattgggcaGTCTTGATTTTATTGGCAATGATTTGTCATTTGTTTTCAAGTTTAACTAATCTGCGTTAGTATCTCATCTTCTCTGTTAGGTTGGtgttcttttattgaaaaaatttcaGGTCGCTTAGAACATGTtctcattttcaaatttaatgaaCCGTGTAATTGTTTTTATCTCTTACCGAAGAAGTAATGCATCGTCTTCCAATGTTGTTATGGCGCAGTTCGTACTATTAATTGTTGATGCTGATGCATAAGTAGAAATATAACCTTCTTTAGGCGTGTATGAGATATGGATACTGAAACTTAAATTATCACTGTTCATTTCCTTGTCGTGTATATATACAGCTCTCGTTTGCTGTGTGTTGTTTTTTAAGTCCTCGAGACATTGTTATTTGTGAAGGTATGAGCTTGGAAGGCAACCAGCCAACACTAAGTTATCGAGCGACAAGTCAATCAGGAGGATTCGAGTTCGTGGGGGTAATGTGAAGTGGCGTGCTTTTAGGCTTGATACTGGAAACTATTCATGGGGTAGTGAGGCCGTGACTAGGAAAACCCGTATCCTTGATGTGGTGTACAATGCATCGAACAATGAGCTTGTTCGTACTCAAACTTTGGTGAAGAGTGCCATTGTTCAGGTTGATGCTGCACCATTCAAGCAGTGGTATCTTCAGCACTACGGAGTGGATAttggaaggaagaagaagactgcAGCATCTGCTAAGAAGGATGAGGTAGAGCAAGCTTTTTGTAGATTTACATATTGATATGGTTTATTCAAATCTCAAATATGAGTATTAATGTGTTAAAATTGTAAGTTCAATGGATATTGTAACAGCACTTATAATTGTTACATATAAACTAGAGCATGATCCATAtgataatttgagttttatggtTTATAGGAAGGTGATGCTGCTGCCGCCGAAGAGGTGAAGAAGAGTAACCACGTTCAGCGTAAGCTGGAGAAACGTCAAGAGGGTCGTAAGCTTGACCCACATATTGAAGAGCAATTCAGCAGTGGTCGTTTGATGGCTTGTATTTCATCAAGACCAGGTCAATGTGGTCGAGCAGATGGGTAAGCATTGTGAAACCCTTTATGATTCTGATTTATTTACTGTTGTGTTCTTTCCAACTTGTGTTATATAGCACACTCATTGAAGGATTTTGTAGTCATTTTGCTGAGGTTTTGCAAATCTTTGGCAGATATATCTTGGAGGGCAAAGAACTTGAATTCTACATGAAGAAGATCCAGAGAAAGAAGGGAAAGGGTGCAGGTGCTGCTTAGTTTTTGTCGTTAAGATATTTGCTGGCCGTGTTCTCTTTTCTATGATTCTATCTGCCTTTTTTGTCTAATGAAGACGATAAGTTGTTGCAGCTAAAGATATTTATGAACTCCAATTTTGCTGTTATTAGTTTAATCACATTACTTTCTTTAGTCTGTTTCGtgattataacattttgtttaTTAGCTTAGAATTTTCTCGAGAACCCCAACTGTGTGCAAGCTTGGATTTAATTTAAGACCGCTCATCTTGTTCTAACCGAGTGTCTCACTTTTCCTCAGTTTTTGTCTGTTCTGTGATTCTCTCTTTTTCGTTCCTATATGTAGCAGAAATATGAATAGATCAGATCTTTTTATTATGGAATGTAGTGAAATGTGAAATATGAATGAGTGAATTATTGATGATTGAATAACCTAAatgatgtttattatttataattttacctCACCGAGTTAGTCAACCAATGAGTCCAGAAAATTCTCATTGGTTGCTTCTGGTTTTAGTGTTGGAGGTTTGATCTTCTATTCCTGCcattctttattaaaagaaacaaTAGAAATTTAAGTGTTGTTACTTAGGTGTGTGCGAATCACATTGAAGTTTTGATGGGTGCTCGCTCTAGTTTTATGACCTAATATTTGTAAGTTTAGATTGAAGGTTTGATTATTTGAAGTTTGGTATTATAAGACGCACAGTTTGGCAGATTTGTGCTGTGTGTATTTTGCTACTCATGTAagattcatttttctttctcttttttcttttctttttttttttcttttttaaattgcTAGTgtgagattttatttatttattgttctttGTACCTCAAATTTCTCTTAGCTCTTGAACTTGAAGACCTTATGAAAGCCCATGCATAATTTGGATTATTTATCCGAAaatcaatgtttaatttttaaaaaaatctatgttaACGAGCAAATAGCTAGTTTGTACCAactaaaaaaatctatattaaaAGAATTCGTCGAATATGAAGCCTAAGTTTTGTCACAAAAAAATCACCTGATAACCTATCTAAGTGCACAACTAACTACTTTTCATCCTATTAAGTTAAGTTTAGTGGACACTGTTTTCTCATTCAAAGTTTTTcgtttattatctactttttgatcaatagtttaaaaaattgttttttgtttttcgtcTAATAATTCAATCATAATATTTGAGAAAACAAATCATTATAATAATGTGAATGaagtaggtttaattttcaaaaattaaaacaaaaaactaaatggttaccaaatgggattTTAATAGTTTGAATGGAAGGAGAATACTCTTTTGGTctcattttcaagaatggatGCCATTGATCCCAAAATTTTTAAATCgatcattttaattttcaagaagGGGGTGTTTGATAAACGATACGATATGTCgatatgttaattttttaaaaattaagaagatatggatacattgaagatacttatatatatacatatatatatatatatataattaattgctATGGTACTtatttaagttagattaaaatagattcaataagagagtgaaaacttgaaaaaaaatctagtaaTGTCGAGTCATTGTTGAGcgaaagaagtagaagatgaagattaaaGAATGAAGTTGATGAATGGGTGTGcaataaaaatgaagatttaattacgtttcatgtgtgtatatatatataaaatatatatatatataattttttatgtttttatcatttttaatttattttgttttgaattgctcaatttaagtggacttttatgtttggaaatgatttttaaatgattgaaatcacttttgtcattttcaaaagcACCGTGAAACATGTATAatccttcaaaactaattttgatgatatgaaaagcATTTAAACgtgtaaatttgaaaattaaattagttttgagtaattaaatgaaaaaaaagtgatttttgatcatttaaaatcactcctaaacatgcactaaaataaaataggttgtgggttgggcttaaatttgaaaaaaaatcccTTCACGTATCTGGAAGCAATATACATAtctgaatttaaaaaaaaaaaaaaaagaatagataTTCTTCTTTTCACATTTATTCTGAACTGTAGAACTTCGTTTGCAAAATGTACCGGATTTGGCTTCTGCGATCATTGTTGCAGAAAGAATGGTAAATGACATGGAAAAACCTACTCATTCGACAAACAAAGGGGAAACTTCTTCAAGGCAACAAGACGGGTGGAGACACGTATCTACCACGTATCTGGACGTATTTGTATCTGATATCGATTCTTTGCATAATTAGAAGTATTTGTGCTTCCTAGGTCgtttcatattatttttgtgatcttatgaaatactacatcacattctcaccatcataatcaaataaaaggtaattatcctatgtacaatttcaattccaaatatattatccatattatataaaaataaactgtatgatttatgaaataataatgttaagttagcaagatttaatatatataaatacaatataccaatcagtaattgggataattaccttcaatatatatacatacaatatataatataccaattaattgagcaatAATACGAAATGTATTTTGTTGATATGTTTTacagattgaagagaattataattattacagtttttgaaaaaatatatatatatgaaaaataatctattatattctacaaattgagaaaaaattgagattgttcaatgtatgtcataaatgatttgagaaaatacgtgtatatttgaaaattaatcaacaataacaaaacataaaactaaaaaatgaaagaatgaaataaaaaataaacagaaaaaaaaatagaactaatctcattcacaaagAACTGTATCAAATTCCCaactaactcaactcaactctgcacaacaaacacagataataattaccaactcaactcaactctgcaaacAATCACAGACAATTTCACATCCCAtataatttaactctccagataataaataccaactcaactcaattcaactatCTACTTTTATCACGCACCAAACACACCCGAATAGATTTAAAAGGTCAcaaataataaatcaattaaaaataaacatatatcaaTGATATGGCAAGGTAACTTggaaaagaatatatttttaatatttgtcaTCTCTCCCTCTTGTTCCTTTTATCCACTTTACTCTCTCTACTCTTGTTCTCTCTCATTCCCTATCTTCTCTCCTCTACTTTCTAGcttccttttgtttttaaattttccctCTTTCGGTGTCCAATCCTTTCtctgtttttttcttctctctctctcgtttttttttttttttttttttttgtgatttaGTTCCTAAAATGTCGAATTTTGGAAGTCCTACATCACGATTGAGAATTTTAACAAGCACTAATTGAGCATCTGCATAGTAGTAAGTTCATAGAAAAAGTGTGCAATACGTTCCAAAATGATATTCTATCGTGTAGAGTTGCATTGTTAATGAATATCCTTTTAAAAATAACCAACTTGAAAAAAAGACATTGTTATTTGAATAGCCATGAATAGTCTATAATAGTTTCTTCAAATTGCTTTTAAGAACTTTTTCATAATCACTTTTATCCTATTAAAACTTTCTTCCTTTTTATATAAAGTCGTtgaagtttgttttattttcacaAAGTATAGTTTGTTAGATCTCGTGGACGAGGTGCTGCTTCTataaaaaagttaatttgttCCATCATAGGAAACAATTACTCAAGAAATAAGTAAAATTATCTTAAGAAGACAACATcagattttatattttcttattttttatgatattaCTATCCATACAATATCTTCATCTCTACAATAAAGAAAGAAACATCTCTAAATTGTTGTTGCTGCCATTTTCTAATTGCAATTTTGAAATACTTCCCTATCTTGAACCCAGGAGGAAAATTGACAATGAAAGAGAATCTAATATCCTCAGCATCACTTTTTCTCTATAGAT
This genomic window from Benincasa hispida cultivar B227 chromosome 4, ASM972705v1, whole genome shotgun sequence contains:
- the LOC120074964 gene encoding 40S ribosomal protein S8-2, with translation MGISRDSMHKRRATGGKKKAWRKKRKYELGRQPANTKLSSDKSIRRIRVRGGNVKWRAFRLDTGNYSWGSEAVTRKTRILDVVYNASNNELVRTQTLVKSAIVQVDAAPFKQWYLQHYGVDIGRKKKTAASAKKDEEGDAAAAEEVKKSNHVQRKLEKRQEGRKLDPHIEEQFSSGRLMACISSRPGQCGRADGYILEGKELEFYMKKIQRKKGKGAGAA